One genomic window of Quercus robur chromosome 6, dhQueRobu3.1, whole genome shotgun sequence includes the following:
- the LOC126732384 gene encoding G-type lectin S-receptor-like serine/threonine-protein kinase SD2-5 encodes MPEGIITSYASHSIPLSVSSFRFAFLSSTTIYMFQIMGVSWACCSLFLYFAFFLTPFPILVTADLAYGYLPVNSPITWTNSEYDDSENSRTLWTEGNPTGNLNKSNARIILASSSFANTEDESACGCGFFCNQTCNSSLFAIFTFYGWKLFGAEVPWSANPNNPVRKNATLKLTSKRGLVLQDADGTIAWSTNIGNKSVAGLLLTDTCNLKLLDENNATIWQSFDHPTDTLILGQKLVPGQQLTSKGGLFSLSLTSGEGMFAYINSNPPLPYYVSHYLPGIIGNNFYVQLLNQSLALFSNQSSEPYKVVELFSTPSSMKYMRFESDGHLRAYNDDGSQAYDVLTQYIEGENCGYPTFCGNYSFCSNGDQCVCPSPINGKSYFRHIDDKQPHLGCSLVTPLSCKASKNHILLELKNITYFPFSYAVAYIDPNYRHMTLENCTDACLRNCSCKAAIYDSSSNLGNCYLQPQIFSLKSNFEETESKFKLYIKVQNIPPSQLQLDILLGSSLAFAQILFIGIFVFLFCKEEVVDEGEDSCLDQVTGILTRYSYVDLQAITKNFNNKLGEGGFGTVFEGTLINNTKVAVKCLDGFGQIKKSFLAEVMTIGNIHHFNLVRLIGFCVEKSHRLLVYEYMSNGSLDKWVFHKNPEMLLDWQQRKKIIIDIARGLTYLHDDCSQKIVHLDIKPHNILLDDNFNAKVADFGLSKLVDRDQSQVVTTMRGTPGYMAPEWLSSVITEKVDVYSFGVVLLEILCGRRNVDRSQPEEAMHLLDIFKKNIEENRLLDLVDKCSEDMQLHGAEVVNMMRVAAWCLQNDFTKRPSMSMVVKVLEGAMHIEFDLDCFILNLPSPNMRAGVDDQEVHVVVATPLLPSVLSGPR; translated from the coding sequence atgccaGAAGGAATTATTACTAGCTATGCTAGTCATTCCATCCCTCTTTCCGTGTCCAGTTTCCGTTTTGCCTTTCTTTCTTCTACCACCATATACATGTTCCAGATAATGGGTGTAAGCTGGGCTTGCTGTagtctttttctttactttgcTTTTTTTCTAACTCCTTTTCCCATCTTGGTGACTGCCGACCTAGCTTATGGTTATCTGCCTGTAAACTCTCCTATTACATGGACCAACAGTGAGTATGACGATTCTGAAAACTCTCGTACTCTATGGACCGAAGGAAATCCTACTGGCAATTTGAACAAATCCAATGCGAGAATCATACTTGCCAGTAGTTCCTTCGCCAATACAGAAGATGAATCTGCTTGTGGTTGTGGCTTCTTCTGTAATCAAACGTGCAACAGCTCTCTCTTTGccattttcactttttatggaTGGAAATTATTTGGCGCAGAAGTACCATGGTCTGCCAACCCAAACAATCCGGTTAGAAAAAATGCAACTTTGAAGCTCACTTCAAAAAGAGGTTTAGTATTACAAGATGCTGATGGAACTATAGCTTGGTCCACAAACATCGGCAACAAATCTGTGGCTGGCCTACTCTTAACTGACACGTGCAACCTCAAGCTCTTGGATGAAAATAATGCTACAATTTGGCAGTCTTTTGATCACCCAACAGACACGCTGATTCTTGGGCAAAAGTTGGTGCCAGGGCAGCAGCTCACTAGCAAAGGAGGATTGTTTTCGCTCTCTCTCACCAGTGGAGAAGGGATGTTTGCTTATATCAATTCTAACCCTCCACTACCCTACTACGTTTCTCATTATCTACCTGGTATTATTGGCAACAACTTTTATGTTCAACTTCTTAATCAAAGCTTAGCTCTCTTCAGCAATCAATCATCTGAGCCATATAAGGTAGTAGAATTATTTTCAACACCATCCTCAATGAAGTACATGAGATTTGAGTCCGATGGACATTTGAGAGCGTATAATGACGATGGGAGTCAAGCGTATGATGTTCTTACACAATATATTGAAGGTGAAAACTGTGGTTACCCTACATTTTGCGGCAATTATAGTTTTTGCTCAAACGGTGATCAGTGTGTTTGTCCTTCACCAATAAATGGTAAAAGCTATTTTCGGCATATTGATGACAAGCAGCCTCACCTTGGATGCTCCCTAGTTACTCCCCTGTCTTGTAAAGCTTCCAAAAATCACATTCTTTTAGAGCTCAAGAACATCACATACTTCCCCTTTTCATACGCCGTCGCATATATAGATCCAAACTACCGACATATGACTTTAGAGAATTGTACAGATGCATGCTTAAGAAATTGTTCGTGCAAAGCTGCTATTTATGATTCAAGCTCCAATTTGGGAAATTGCTATTTACAACCCCAAATTTTTtcattgaagtccaattttgaaGAAACAGAGTCCAAGTTTAAATTATACATCAAGGTGCAGAATATTCCTCCTTCACAACTCCAGCTTGATATACTATTGGGATCCAGCCTCGCATTTGCCCAAATTCTTTTTATTGGaatctttgtttttctattttgtaaggAGGAAGTTGTTGATGAAGGTGAGGATTCTTGTTTAGATCAAGTAACAGGAATACTCACAAGATATTCTTACGTTGATTTGCAAGccataacaaaaaatttcaataacaaACTCGGCGAGGGAGGATTTGGCACTGTTTTTGAAGGAACTCTAATCAACAACACTAAAGTTGCAGTGAAGTGTCTTGATGGTTTCGGTCAAATCAAGAAATCATTTTTAGCTGAGGTTATGACAATTGGCAACATTCATCATTTTAACTTGGTGAGATTAATTGGATTTTGTGTTGAGAAATCTCATAGACTTCTTGTTTATGAGTACATGTCTAATGGGTCTTTAGATAAATGGGTATTTCACAAAAATCCTGAAATGTTGCTTGATTggcaacaaagaaagaaaatcatCATTGACATAGCAAGGGGGCTAACTTATTTACATGATGATTGTAGTCAAAAGATAGTTCACTTGGATATAAAACCTCATAACATCCTCTTGGACGataattttaatgcaaaagttGCTGATTTTGGGTTGTCTAAACTAGTTGATCGTGACCAAAGCCAAGTTGTGACAACCATGAGAGGGACACCTGGCTATATGGCTCCAGAATGGTTAAGTTCAGTAATTACTGAAAAAGTGGATGTTTATAGTTTCGGAGTAGTGCTCTTGGAGATATTGTGTGGAAGGAGAAATGTGGATCGCTCTCAACCAGAGGAAGCAATGCATTTACTtgatattttcaagaaaaatattgaggAAAATCGATTGTTGGATTTGGTTGATAAGTGCAGTGAAGATATGCAACTACATGGAGCTGAAGTTGTGAATATGATGAGGGTAGCAGCATGGTGTTTGCAAAATGATTTTACGAAGAGGCCTTCCATGTCCATGGTGGTTAAAGTCTTGGAGGGTGCTATGCATATTGAATTTGACCTAGATTGTTTCATCTTGAATCTACCTTCACCAAACATGAGAGCTGGAGTTGATGATCAAGAAGTGCATGTTGTTGTTGCTACTCCATTATTGCCTTCAGTTCTATCTGGACCACGGTGA